The genomic segment GTCAGCCTGTTGAAAAGACAATTGGCAGCGATGTCTTTGCCGGCACAATCAACGGCGACGGCGCGTTGAAAGTGATGAGCACAAGACTCGCCGGCCAATCCATGCTTGCAAGCATGATTCGAATGGTCGGAGAAGCGCAATCCCGCCGCGCTCCCTCCGAACAATGGGTCGAACAATTCGCAAAATACTATACCCCGTCTGTGATGGGTGTGGCATTGCTCGTGCTGCTTGTCCCCAGCCTGCTGTTCAATCAGCCGTGGGACCGCTCGATCTATAACTCGCTGGTGCTGTTGGTGATCGCTTGTCCTTGCGCACTGGTCATTTCCACCCCCGTCAGTGTGGTTGCGGCACTAACGGCGGCTGCTCGACAGGGAGTTCTGATCAAGGGAGGAATGTACGTCGAGGCTCCGGCCCATCTGAGGGCGATCGCCCTCGACAAGACCGGCACTTTGACGATGGGGCAGCCCAGCGTCGTCGAAATTGTCGCACTCAGCGCACATGAGGAACGTGACCTGCTGGAGCGTGCTGCCGCGATGGAACAGCGGAGCGACCATCCGCTTGCGAAAGCCATTGTGGAGTATGCCCGCCTGCAGGGAGTGAAGGCCTCACCTGCGGAGGATTTTCAGCTGATCCAGGGTAAGGGAGCCACGGCTCGCTTCGAAGGACGCCAATTCTGGCTCGGCTCGCACAAATATCTCGAAGAGCGCGGTCAGGAAACTCCAGAACTTCGCGACCGGCTTCAATTGATGTCCAGCGGCGGCCGGACGATTGTGGTCATCGGAAACGAAGAGCACGTCTGCGGACTCATCGCATTGGCCGATCAGATCCGGCCGCGTATTCGGGAAACGCTCGGGCAACTGCGAACGCTGGGAATCCAACATTTGATTATGCTGACAGGCGATAATGCGCCCACAGCGAAAGCAATCGGCGACCTTGCCGGTATCGATGAAGTTCGCGCCGAGCTACTTCCAGCCGACAAAATTGCCGTCGTTGAAGAGCTGGTTCAGAAATATGGACAAGTCGCCATGGTCGGTGATGGAGTCAATGACGCGCCCGCCTTAGCACGAGCGAGCCTTGGAATCGCAATGGGATCCGTCGGCAGCGACGCGGCCATCGAAACGGCAGACATCGCGCTCATGGCAGATGATGTGAGTCGCTTGCCGTGGCTAATTGAGCATTCGCGCCGCACGCTGAGGATCATCCGACAGAACATCGCCTTTTCGCTCGCGGTTAAGGCCGTGTTTGTCGTTTTGACGTTCGCAGGAATTGCTTCACTCTGGCTCGCGATTGCGGCCGATACCGGTGCATCGCTCCTGGTTGTCGCTAACGGTTTGCGGCTCTTGAGGGGGCAAGTGGCACCATGAATACCTGCCAGTCGCGGAACGCCATTTCGCCTGAAGCAAGTGAAGACGGCCGCAACCAGACTTTCCATCGGATGTCTAACGAAGGCTTGCGGCGCGACCGTTCTGAGCTACCAGGTTTCATGAGCACTTGTGTGAATGAAACTCAGAATCTGAAATGAGGATCGCCATTGGCGCTTCTCTGTGATTCCACTAAAATTTGGGCTACATGCTTGCCGCCATTCACGCACTGACTGTCATTGCTACGCTGCTGATCTGTCCGATCAGGTGCATGGGGGCTTTGCCGACCAGTGCGGGTGCTGCTGAGCAGCCGCGGTGTCATTGTTGTCAGCACGTCCGACAGGATGAGTCTTCTTCTGATCAAAACTTGCCGGCGCATTCAGGTGGTTGCGGCTGCACGAGTTGCCTGTGCCATGGGGCTGTTCGAGGCGACGATTCTGCCGGGCTGCAGCAGGATTTGATCCTGGCTTTTGCATTTGCCCCGATCGTTGAAATTGAAAAGTCGTTGAGCCCGTCCTGCGTAGATGTTCCTCGCATCGAAGACTCTTCACCACCCTGCGTCCAGGGGATGGCTCTGCGCATTCTGTATCAGTCATTTTTGTGCTGATCTCTCATTTGCCGCACTTCTTTCACGATGAATTCTGCGCTCACTTTGCGCGGCAAGCCGTGAAACTTCTCGCGCCGCCGCTTGCATTCTGATCTGATGCAGACGCTCCATGAGCGGCGATCTGTGACAGGTCGGTGATCTCGCAAACTGGTCCTGGTCCATGCTTTCGTGCAGTTTTGTCTGCCTGCGCACGCACGTTTTTCATTTCCCCTGAAAGGAATCAACCGATGACGCTCCATCTCTCCCGTAGTATGGCCCTTGGTACGGCGATGCTGGTCATTGCGGCAACGGTCTCGCCCGCATTTGCAGCTCCCCCTTCTAATCAAACCGTGGTCACCACCGGTGAAATGTGCGGAGGCTGCGTCAAACGCATCCACGCGAAGCTCGACGGCTACCCTGGCATCGCCAAGGTGGAATGTGATGTCAAATCGCAGACGATCACACTAACGCCTGCCGCCAATACTGTGCTGTCTCCAATGAAGCTATGGGAAGCCCTTGATGTGATCGGCAAGACGCCGGTCAAGCTGGAGGGGCCGAGCGGGACGTTCACCGCGAAACCCGAATCCTAATTCTTCTCGCCCACGGGGCGGGCCAAGACACATCCTGCCATGTTCTGCGACGAGGTTCTTCTTTGAGATTGGCGAGCGATGTTTCGTCCACGATTTCTGCCCTGGGAATACGGCGTCCGCAACTTGTTGCGTCGGCCCGCGCGCACCGTTCTCACGCTGTGCGCCGTGAGCACGGTCGTGTTGCTGGTGTTCGTAGTGGTTGGCTTCATTCGCGGCCTGGAGAAATCCCTGGCGGTGAGCGGCGATCCTGCGGTGGTGCTGGTTTATTCCATCACCGCGGAAGAGAACATTGAGAACTCCTCAATCGCAGGTCGTAGTCCAGACCTGCTGGCCGCGAGCGTGGAGGGGGTCCAGCGACGATTCGGCGTGACGCACGTTTCTCCAGAACTCTATCTGGGGACACGCGTGCAAGCCGCGACGAGCGACAAAAATGGACTTGGTCTTGTCCGTGGCGTTACGCCCAGCGCACCCCTGGTGCGTCGCCGCGTCCAACTCACGGAGGGCCGCTGGCCGGGACCGGGAGAAATCATGGTCGGCAAACTGGTCGCCGCCAAACTCGGCTGTCAACCGGAGGAATTGGCGATCGGACAGTTGCTGAAATTCGAGAAGAAATCTTGGAAAATCAGCGGCCGCTTCTCCTCCGGCGGATCGTCCTTTGAATCAGAAATCTGGTGCCGGCTCCCGGACTTTCAGGAGGCGCTCAAGCGACAGGATCTCAGCCTCGTGGCGATGCTCATGGAGCCAGGAGTCGGCTCGACCGCCGTGGAGATCTTCTGCAAGGAACGGACAGATCTCGAACTGCAGGCTCTCAGTGAAACCGCGTACTACGCGTCCCTGCAAAAGCATTACAAGCCCATGCGTTTATTGGCGTGGATGGTTGTACTGCTGGTGGCAGGTGCCGGCATTTTTGCAGGCCTGAACATGATGTACGGGGCGGTGTCCGGGCGCATTCGAGAACTTGCCACGTTACAGGCCATCGGATACCGTCGCCGGGCGATCATGGTCAGCCTTATTCAAGAAGGCGCATTGCTGGCCGCCGCCGGTTCCTTGCTCTCGGCGCTGCTCGCACTCTTCCTTATCAATGGAGCAGCCGTCCGGTTTACGATGGGCGCTTTTGAACTTCGAATTGACAGCGTCGCATTGTTGGTCGGCTGCGGGGTCGGCCTGTTGTTGGGTGTGGCGGGGGCGATCCCGCCTGCCATCAAAGCCCTGCGATTGCCGGTCGCACAAAGCCTGAAAGCGATTTGAAACGTAATCCATTTTCCAAAACCTGAAACTTTTCTGGAGAGAATGAAATGAAGAACTGCCATGCTCTGCTGCTGACCGGGATGCTGCTGACCTCTGCGATCGGATGTGCTCCCAGCCCCTCGGCTCCCGCTGTGACTCAGACGGCACCGGACGCCAAATACATGGCAACTTCGGAACCTGCCGGGGCTGTTGGCGTGGGGGCGGCTCGGGAAACCGCCAAGGATGAAGAGGATGTCGTCCTCGTCGGACGGATTGGCGGTTCGACCAAGCCATTCGTCGACGGAGTGGCGGCTTTCACGATTGTCGATCCCAAGGTGCCTTACTGCTCCAAAGAAGAAGGCTGCAAGACTCCTTGGGATTACTGCTGTGAGCAGAACCAGGTGAAGAACAACATCGCGATGGTGAGATTTGTCGACGGCGGACAGAAGACCGTGACCACGGATGCCCGCCAGCTGCTGGGGGTAAAGGAGCTAAATGTAATTGTTGTGCATGGGAAGGCAAAACGTGATGCGGATGGCAACCTGACCGTGCTGGCCGATCAGGTCTTCGTCAAAGAGTAATTCGAAATTGCGCCCAACTTCAAACGCCTTTGCCGCTCGACCACATCGGGCGGCGATGGGAGATCACGGGAACGACTATGAATAGTCAACTCAATCTGCGCGGCCTCGCGCTGGAGCGGTCTGAACGCAGCCGTCAGTCGCCGAGACACAGGCGTGCGTGGCTGTCACGCTACATCGTTCCCGGCGGGATCGTGCTTGGATTTCTGGGACTGCTGGGGTGGGG from the Planctomicrobium piriforme genome contains:
- a CDS encoding heavy metal translocating P-type ATPase, giving the protein MTQPNDELVFRIQGMDCAEEVRVLKQTVGPLVGGEDKLTFDILNARMRVHAANSKELADRIRSAVASAGMRASLASEASSTKGESARTDRLRTMLTAFSGMGLLAGFISHGLLGGGWRAAIGSGELAESARLPFLTVLFYGIACLAGVWLVLPKAWLALRSLRPDMNLLMTVAVLGAIAINQWFEAAAVSFLFAFSLLLESWSVGRARRAIAALLDLAPPKARVDRNGGEEEIALEDVAIGDLIVIRPGERIPIDGQVKEGASDVNQAPITGESQPVEKTIGSDVFAGTINGDGALKVMSTRLAGQSMLASMIRMVGEAQSRRAPSEQWVEQFAKYYTPSVMGVALLVLLVPSLLFNQPWDRSIYNSLVLLVIACPCALVISTPVSVVAALTAAARQGVLIKGGMYVEAPAHLRAIALDKTGTLTMGQPSVVEIVALSAHEERDLLERAAAMEQRSDHPLAKAIVEYARLQGVKASPAEDFQLIQGKGATARFEGRQFWLGSHKYLEERGQETPELRDRLQLMSSGGRTIVVIGNEEHVCGLIALADQIRPRIRETLGQLRTLGIQHLIMLTGDNAPTAKAIGDLAGIDEVRAELLPADKIAVVEELVQKYGQVAMVGDGVNDAPALARASLGIAMGSVGSDAAIETADIALMADDVSRLPWLIEHSRRTLRIIRQNIAFSLAVKAVFVVLTFAGIASLWLAIAADTGASLLVVANGLRLLRGQVAP
- a CDS encoding heavy-metal-associated domain-containing protein, which codes for MTLHLSRSMALGTAMLVIAATVSPAFAAPPSNQTVVTTGEMCGGCVKRIHAKLDGYPGIAKVECDVKSQTITLTPAANTVLSPMKLWEALDVIGKTPVKLEGPSGTFTAKPES
- a CDS encoding ABC transporter permease, producing MFRPRFLPWEYGVRNLLRRPARTVLTLCAVSTVVLLVFVVVGFIRGLEKSLAVSGDPAVVLVYSITAEENIENSSIAGRSPDLLAASVEGVQRRFGVTHVSPELYLGTRVQAATSDKNGLGLVRGVTPSAPLVRRRVQLTEGRWPGPGEIMVGKLVAAKLGCQPEELAIGQLLKFEKKSWKISGRFSSGGSSFESEIWCRLPDFQEALKRQDLSLVAMLMEPGVGSTAVEIFCKERTDLELQALSETAYYASLQKHYKPMRLLAWMVVLLVAGAGIFAGLNMMYGAVSGRIRELATLQAIGYRRRAIMVSLIQEGALLAAAGSLLSALLALFLINGAAVRFTMGAFELRIDSVALLVGCGVGLLLGVAGAIPPAIKALRLPVAQSLKAI